A single window of Thiomicrorhabdus immobilis DNA harbors:
- a CDS encoding ribulose bisphosphate carboxylase small subunit — MSVQDYPSRVSDPKSRKAETFSYLPSMSADQIKAQVQYIIDKGWNPAIEHSEPERATDYYWYMWKLPMFGETSADAVLAEVDNCIKANPNNHVRLIGYDNFAQSQGANMLVKRGDM; from the coding sequence ATGAGTGTACAAGATTACCCTTCACGCGTTTCAGATCCTAAGTCACGTAAGGCAGAGACTTTCTCTTACCTTCCGTCTATGTCTGCGGATCAAATCAAAGCTCAAGTTCAGTACATTATCGATAAAGGCTGGAACCCAGCTATCGAACACTCTGAACCAGAGCGTGCTACAGACTACTACTGGTACATGTGGAAATTACCGATGTTCGGTGAAACTTCTGCAGACGCAGTACTAGCTGAAGTTGATAACTGCATCAAAGCGAACCCAAATAACCACGTTCGCCTAATCGGTTACGATAACTTTGCACAGTCTCAAGGTGCAAACATGTTAGTTAAACGTGGTGATATGTAA
- a CDS encoding CbbQ/NirQ/NorQ/GpvN family protein — protein sequence MSEINAIDPSQYIIKDEPYYRPVADEVELFESGYASRMPIMLKGPTGCGKSRFVEYMAHKLNKPLITVACNEDMTASDLVGRFLIDINGTRWQDGPLTVAARIGAICYLDEVVEARQDTTVVIHPLTDHRRILPLDKKGELVEAHPDFQLVISYNPGYQSMMKDLKQSTKQRFGGFRFDYPEEAIEADIVAKEAGIDLATAEKLVQIAQRSRNLKGHGLDEGMSTRLLVYAGQLINKGVDPKKACTMALVTPLTDDDDILDTLLTTVDTFFE from the coding sequence ATGTCAGAAATCAATGCAATAGACCCTTCACAGTACATCATTAAAGATGAACCTTATTATCGCCCAGTTGCAGACGAAGTTGAATTGTTCGAATCGGGCTATGCATCAAGAATGCCGATTATGCTTAAAGGCCCGACAGGTTGTGGTAAATCACGTTTTGTTGAATATATGGCGCATAAATTAAATAAGCCATTAATTACCGTTGCCTGTAACGAAGATATGACTGCCTCGGATCTAGTCGGTCGTTTCTTAATCGATATCAACGGAACTCGCTGGCAAGATGGTCCTTTAACAGTCGCTGCACGTATCGGTGCCATCTGTTACTTGGATGAGGTTGTTGAAGCGCGTCAAGATACTACGGTTGTTATTCACCCGTTGACAGACCACCGTCGCATTTTACCTTTGGATAAAAAAGGCGAATTAGTTGAAGCACACCCTGACTTCCAGTTGGTTATCTCGTATAACCCTGGCTACCAGTCAATGATGAAAGATTTAAAACAATCAACTAAGCAGCGTTTTGGTGGATTCCGCTTTGATTACCCAGAAGAAGCGATTGAAGCAGATATCGTAGCGAAAGAAGCTGGAATTGATTTGGCGACGGCTGAAAAGCTAGTTCAAATTGCACAGCGTTCACGTAATCTTAAAGGCCATGGTCTAGATGAAGGTATGTCTACTCGTCTATTGGTATACGCAGGACAGTTAATCAATAAAGGTGTTGATCCTAAGAAAGCATGTACTATGGCACTGGTAACACCATTGACTGACGATGACGATATCTTAGATACCCTATTAACAACGGTCGATACATTTTTTGAATAA